The Chlorocebus sabaeus isolate Y175 chromosome 1, mChlSab1.0.hap1, whole genome shotgun sequence genome includes a region encoding these proteins:
- the LOC119626420 gene encoding tripartite motif-containing protein 64C-like, which produces MDSDTLQAFQNELICSICMNFFIDPVTIDCGHSFCRPCLYLCWEEGRAPRRCPECREISAKSDFNTNVTLKKLASLARQTRPQNINNPHNICVLHEETKELFCKVDKQLLCGPCSESPEHTAHSHSPIGWAAEECREKLIKEMDYLWKINQETQNNLNQETSKFHSLVDYVSIRKVIITIQYQKMHIFLDEEEQLHLQALEREAKELFQQLQDSQVRMTQHLERMKDMYRVLWETCHMPDVDLLQDARNVSARADLAQMQKPQPVNPELTSWRITGVLDMLNNFRVDNALSTEMTPCHISLSEDVRRVIFGDDHRSATMDPQGVESFAVWGAQAFTSGRHYWEVDVTHSSNWILGVCQDSRTADTNIVIDSDETFLLISSKRSNRYSLSTNSPTLIQHVQRPLGRVGVFLDYDNGSVSFFDVSKGSLIYGFPPSSFSSPLRPFFCFGCT; this is translated from the exons ATGGATTCAGACACCCTGCAAGCCTTCCAGAATGAGCTCATTTGCTCCATTTGCATGAACTTCTTCATAGACCCGGTCACCATTGACTGTGGGCACAGCTTTTGCAGGCCCTGCCTCTACCTCTGTTGGGAAGAAGGCAGGGCACCAAGGCGCTGCCCTGAGTGCAGAGAAATCTCAGCGAAGTCCGACTTCAACACCAATGTTACACTCAAAAAGCTGGCTTCCCTAGCCAGACAGACCAGACCTCAGAACATCAACAACCCACACAATATCTGTGTGCTCCATGAGGAGACTAAGGAGCTCTTCTGTAAGGTTGACAAGCAATTGCTCTGTGGGCCCTGCTCTGAGTCACCAGAGCACACGGCTCACAGCCACAGTCCAATAGGATGGGCTGCTGAGGAATGCAGG GAGAAACTTATAAAGGAAATGGACTATTTATGGAAAATCAATCAAGAGACACAAAATAATCTAAATCAGGAAACTAGCAAATTTCATTCATTAGTG GACTATGTGTCAATAAGGAAGGTGATAATCACTATTCAATATCAAAAGATGCATATATTTCTCGATGAGGAGGAACAACTGCATCTGCAGGCACTGGAAAGAGAAGCAAAAGAGCTTTTCCAACAACTACAAGACAGTCAAGTGAGAATGACCCAACATTTAGAAAGGATGAAAGACATGTACAGAGTGCTGTGGGAGACGTGCCACATGCCTGACGTGGACCTGCTCCAG gATGCGAGAAATGTATCGGCAAG GGCTGATTTGGCACAGATGCAAAAGCCCCAACCAGTGAACCCGGAGCTCACTTCATGGCGCATAACTGGAGTCCTAGACATGCTCAACAACTTCAGAG TGGATAATGCTCTGAGCACGGAAATGACTCCTTGCCATATAAGCCTTTCTGAGGATGTGAGACGTGTGATATTTGGAGATGACCATCGCAGTGCGACCATGGATCCCCAGGGAGTGGAGAGCTTTGCTGTGTGGGGAGCACAAGCGTTCACCTCTGGCAGGCATTACTGGGAAGTGGATGTGACCCACTCCTCCAACTGGATTCTGGGAGTCTGTCAAGATTCCAGGACAGCAGATACCAATATCGTTATTGATTCTGatgaaacatttttgttaatttcctCAAAGAGAAGCAATCGCTATAGTCTCTCCACCAACTCTCCAACTTTAAttcagcatgtgcaaaggcctctCGGTCGGGTTGGGGTGTTTCTGGATTATGATAATGGATCTGTGAGTTTTTTCGATGTTTCTAAAGGTTCTCTTATCTAtggttttcctccttcctccttctcttcccctctgAGGCCTTTCTTTTGCTTTGGTTGTACATGA
- the LOC103248923 gene encoding LOW QUALITY PROTEIN: cell adhesion molecule-related/down-regulated by oncogenes (The sequence of the model RefSeq protein was modified relative to this genomic sequence to represent the inferred CDS: inserted 13 bases in 10 codons; deleted 3 bases in 3 codons; substituted 15 bases at 15 genomic stop codons), whose amino-acid sequence MASGHSSDLSKLSGSKLPAAPNRKNHNETTCWGSASLQTEKNLRTKSALPASIIWCLHPDLGLLWTLYVTLMILCSSVSSDVAPYFISEPLSAVQKLSGPIELYCSAKPVTTHISRSHNVKNXKRNMEYIKIHQGILTIVYLNSSLLGYYQCIFNNXVDVVVSGPVTVSTAVLGDFCSPTKHVITAEEKSAVFIGCSEPESNPKAEVCSKIQGKWLKHSTKNYLILLSRRLXILNVSLEDKKSYKYAAYNPVTHEIKVEPIGQKLLVSHLSSNDFDILHPACSQVLVVFSRILLTLECVVSGVSAPQVCWLKDKQDIAPGSNWRRLYSYVATGSIDPVDSGNYSCVVGNKTGDVKYVTYMVNVLEYAPVSKGLQDQIVSXGATVHVASHIHGNPPACHTWFYIAQPIHPSPXHLIAGNXLKVSGVIMEDTGLYQCLADNGIGFMQSTGRLEIEKDNGFKPVIIMAPASAKVIGGDFVILSCHATGLPVLVIPWYDSYGLIASHLAXVLRPKSQKXHLSRSAILDLKPSYFLMSQVDSNSLHIXDVTQKHVGKHIWEAPDGHNTTQGEASLMVVPFETNTEVETVILSAATQNDKRNKRDGSETGLSSCPVKVHPSAVESASEKNVNGIAVPVAHIILIPXQTHTPDTYKLVWSAGRSGGLSINGYFMTYQKLNNGVGLVGIXHTVQVPGSENELHLAELGPSSLYKVLIVARSGAGEGQTAMLTFXTSKEKRALTKNTQAFSPPMGIPKYPVVSEAANNFGVVLTDSXRHSEVPEAPDGLAISNASETLVYVTWILLENWVSPITAFKVKYKRMRISDXLVAAEDILASKISVEVHSLELGSTYKLQVIAIHHQGXFRSPESCPYQVAGFPSHFFNHPIXGTHIVYTEAVSVTQIVLKWTYIPXSNNNTSIXFYIYCRPSDSDNDSDYKRDVVGDSKEXHMIGHLLSETSYGIKMQCFSEXEKSEFSNVTICKTTVKRVSGVSEYPKGLSIPLNXLRNEGNMRPVTSPARSSDMLYLILDHMLGVMVLILWLFIAMCLWKNHQXNTIQKYDPLAYLYQGSNINGRMVEYTPVSGADEINGNVHGGFLSHGSLSSGCSHLHHKVLNGINVIVNGSLNGGLYSGHTNSVTRXHVDFEQPHYLVNGGGMYIGVPQIDPLECVNCQNCXNNNNCFTKTNSNFSSIPLPVVSRVSPCPQYGVGIRPLSQMKMPICLASXVPDCGQLPQESIKNNVEPISTQHTCCQDNRNNVSSNHIEDPEEFIRGDSCVSSEMDSNTLHWNLLILPPISEDCAEKTTWPPPGVPLDSPSGVLQQPQETRGCANNQSCSDFNPVTNCTKHACE is encoded by the exons AAGTCTGCCCTGCCTGCTTCTATAATCTGGTGCTTGCATCCAGATCTTGGCCTTTTATGGACACTGTATGTTACTCTTATGATTCTCTGCTCTTCTGTTAGTTCAGACGTGGCACCTTATTTCATTTCTGAGCCACTCTCTGCCGTCCAGAAACTTAGTGGACCTATAGAACTCTATTGTTCTGCTAAACCTGTGACCACTCATATCTCAAGGTCGCATAAtgtaaaaa agaagagaaatatGGAATATATTAAGATTCATCAGGGGATTTTGACAATTGTT TATCTTAACTCCTCCCTTTTGGGTTACTACCAATGCATTTTCAACA AGGTCGATGTTGTTGTAAGTGGCCCTGTAACAGTGTCCACAGCAGTTCTTGGTGATTTTTGTTCACCCACAAAGCATGTTAttacagcagaagaaaaaagtgCTGTTTTCATTGGCTGCAGTGAACCAGAGAGTAACCCCAAAGCTGAGGTGTGCTCTAAAATCCAGGGAAAGTGGCTGAAGCATTCCACAAAGAATTACTTAATCCTTCTATCGAGACGTCTTTAAATTTTGAATGTATCCTTAGAGGACAAGAAATCATACAAATATGCGGCTTATAATCCTGTCACAcatgaaataaaagttgaaccCATTGGCCAAAAGCTCCTTGTGAGTCACCTTTCTTCAAATGATTTTGACATTCTTCATCCTGCTTGTTCACAGGTATTAGTTGTTTTTTCACGTATTCTTCTAACCTTGGAGTGTGTGGTTAGTGGGGTCTCAGCTCCTCAAGTGTGTTGGCTAAAGGACAAGCAGGATATTGCCCCAGGAAGCAACTGGAGAAGGTTGTATTCTTATGTTGCCACAGGTAGCATTGACCCAGTGGACTCTGGAAACTATTCCTGCGTGGTGGGAAACAAGACTGGAGATGTGAAATATGTAACATACATGGTTAATGTGCTTGAATATGCTCCCGTTTCTAAAGGACTACAGGATCAGATAGTGT CTGGTGCCACAGTACATGTTGCCAGTCATATTCATGGAAACCCACCTGCCTGCCATACCTGGTTTTATATTGCACAGCCTATTCATCCTTCCCCATGACATCTAATTGCAGGAAATTGACTGAAAGTCAGTGGGGTTATTATGGAAGATACTGGGCTGTATCAGTGTTTAGCAGATAATGGGATTGGATTTATGCAGTCTACTGGAAGACTTGAAATTGAAAAAGACAATGGATTCAAACCAGTTATAATCATGGCACCAGCAAGTGCAAAGGTGATAGGTGGAGACTTTGTCATTCTGTCCTGCCATGCCACTGGGCTGCCAGTTTTGGTCATTCCTTGG TATGACAGCTATGGGTTAATAGCCAGCCATCTTGCTTAAGTCCTTAGACCTAAGTCCCAAAAGTAACACTTATCAAGGTCTGCAATCTTGGACCTGAAGCCTAGCTACTTCCTCATGTCCCAAGTTGACTCAAACTCTCTTCATATTTAGGATGTGACTCAGAAACATGTGGGGAAACACATATGGGAAGCTCCAGATGGACACAATACCACGCAGGGGGAAGCATCTCTCATGGTTGTTCCTTTTGAAACAAATACAGAAGTGGAAACAGTCATACTTTCTGCTGCTACTCagaatgataaaagaaataaaagggatgGTTCAGAAACTGGATTGAGCTCATGTCCAGTTAAGGTACATCCCAGTGCAGTGGAATCAGCAtcagagaaaaatgttaatgGCATCGCTGTTCCTGTCGCCCACATCATACTGATCCCCTGACAGACCCACACACCAGATACGTACAAGCTGGTGTGGAGCGCAGGCAGGAGTGGTGGGCTATCCATTAATGGGTATTTTATGACATATCAAAAGCTGAACAATGGGGTTGGTTTGGTAGGAATTTGACATACAGTTCAAGTCCCAGGGAGTGAAAATGAGCTCCATTTAGCTGAACTAGGGCCATCTAGTCTTTACAAAGTCCTAATAGTAGCAAGAAGTGGAGCAGGTGAAGGACAAACTGCCATGCTTACCTTCTGAACcagcaaagaaaaaagagcatTGACAAAAAACACCCAGGCATTCTCTCCACCCATGGGCATCCCTAAGTATCCTGTTGTTTCAGAAGCGGCAAACAATTTTGGAGTGGTACTTACAGATTCTTGAAGGCACAGCGAAGTTCCAGAGGCACCAGATGGCCTTGCTATCTCCAATGCATCAGAGACATTGGTCTATGTCACTTGGATTCTCCTGGAAAATTGGGTTTCTCCAATCACTGCCttcaaagttaaatataaaaggaTGAGGATCAGTGATTGACTGGTGGCAGCTGAAGATATCCTTGCTTCCAAAATATCCGTGGAAGTTCATAGTTTAGAACTGGGTTCAACATACAAATTGCAAGTCATTGCTATCCATCATCAGG GTTTTAGGAGTCCAGAGTCTTGTCCTTATCAGGTGGCTGGGTTCCCCAGTCATTTTTTCAACCATCCAA ATGGAACTCACATTGTATACACAGAGGCTGTCAGTGTCACCCAGATAGTGCTAAAGTGGACATACATTCCATGAAGTAACAATAACACTTCCAT CTTTTATATCTATTGCCGACCATCAGATAGTGACAATGACAGTGATTACAAGAGGGATGTAGTAGGAGATTCAAAGGAGTAGCACATGATTGGCCATCTGCTGTCAGAAACTTCCTATGGCATTAAAATGCAGTGCTTCAGTGA AGAGAAGAGTGAGTTTAGCAATGTGACAATCTGCAAGACTACAGTAAAACGTGTTTCTGGAGTTTCTGAGTATCCGAAAGGCTTGAGTATCCCTCTGA TCctcagaaatgaaggaaacatGAGGCCTGTAACCAGCCCTGCCAGAAGCAGTGACATGTTATATCTGATCCTTGACCATATGCTGGGTGTCATGGTCCTTATT TTGTGGCTTTTTATTGCAATGTGCCTGTGGAAGAATCACCAGTAGAATACCATACAGAAATATGACCCACTGGCATATCTCTACCAGGGATCCAATATTAATGGGCGGATGGTGGAATACACCCCTGTCTCAGGAGCAGATGAGATAAATGGAAATGTTCATGGAGGCTTCCTGAGCCATGGCAGTCTCAGCAGTGGCTGTTCCCACCTTCACCATAAGGTCCTCAATGGAATCAatgtaattgtgaatgggagcttaAATGGAGGACTTTACTCTGGTCACACCAACTCTGTAACCAG ACACGTGGATTTTGAACAGCCTCATTATCTAGTGAACGGTGGTGGAATGTACATAGGGGTGCCTCAGATTGACCCTCTGGAATGTGTTAACTGTCAAAATTGTTGAAACAACAATAACTGTTTCACCAAAACCAACAGCAATTTCAGCAGTATCCCTCTTCCTGTGGTCTCTAGGGTGTCACCTTGTCCTCAGTACGGTGTGGGAATCAGGCCCCTCAGTCAAATGAAGATGCCCATATGCCTGGCTT GCGTCCCTGATTGTGGCCAGTTACCTCAGGAGAGCATCAAGAACAATGTGGAACCAATCTCTACTCAGCATACTTGCTGTCAGGATAATAGAAACAATGTCAGCTCTAATCACATAGAAGATCCAGAAGAGTTCATCAGAGGAGACAGCTGTGTCTCTTCAGAAATGGACAGCAACACTTTACATTGGAATCTTCTTATTTTGCCACCTATCTCAGAGGACTGTGCTGAAAAGACAACATGGCCTCCTCCTGGTGTTCCTTTGGACAGCCCCTCAGGGGTCCttcagcagccccaggaaaccagAGGATGTGCAAACAACCAGTCATGTTCCGACTTCAATCCTGTAACTAACTGCACAAAACATGCCTGTGAATGA